GTAAATCCCCCAGTTGAACTCCGCCGGCAGTTCGCTGAGACTCTCGTCAACGCCCTCCCCGGCCTCGTCGTCGCTCGGGAGGACGCAGACCCACGTCTCCTCACAGCGCTCCTCGTACTCGGTTTCGACCCAGACGGCGTCGCCCTCGATGAGCCCGTTCTTGGCGTTGTGCTGGTCCTGTGTCTGCCGTTCGTAGCGTTGCAAGTCGAAGCGCTGGTCCTGGAGGGCGTGTAGCAACTCGTGTGCCAGGATGACCTCGTTCAACGCGGGCGTCTCGGGATCGTTCGAGACGAGCACGATCTCGTCTGCGTTCGGGTCGTAGTAGCCGTTGGCGGCGCCGCCGTACAGCGCCTCGGACGCCGCGACGGCGTCCGTCTCCCGATCGACCATGAACAGCGCTTCGAATCGCAGGTTTTCAGCGAGTCGTTCCTCGTCGGTCACGTTCTCGAACCGCTGTTCGGTCTCCTCCTGGAACTCCTCGCGGCTGCTGACCTCGACTGGCACGTCTTCTTCGAAGGTGAGTTCGCGGAGCACCTCGATGCGGGCCATCGACCGGTAGACGACCGCCTCGAGTTCGGCTTCGGCGACGACGGCGTCGTCGCGCTCGTCGATCGGTAACTCGTCGTCGTACCTGATCCCCTCGACGTAGCCGATCGTGCGGTTCGTACTCGGATCGTCGTCCTCACCGACGTACGTGACGTTGGTGACGGTGGCCGGCGGTGTTTCCGGATCGGCAGTCTCGGAGACGTTCTCCTCCGCGTGCTGGCTCCCGGGATCGACGGCGGCTGCCGAGAGCGGAACCGCCGTCATCGACACCGCCACGAGGAGCGCGAGAACCAGCGCGCGTCTCGAGATCATGACGATGCCTCCTATTTGGAGGCGACTGTCAAAAATACGGCGGTCACCCTCACGAGCCGTCTCTGGACCGTCCTCGAACGCGGAGAACGTCTCTCACTCGGCCTCAATCGCGGTAGACGATCACGAACAGCACGCCGAACACGGTGGCGAACGCGACGACGATGCCGAACCCGGGAACGGGGTCGTCCGCTCCACTTGCGTCTTCACCATCGACGTCCGCTCTACTCGTTTCCTCACCGCCGACGTCCGCGTCAGTCATGTCTTCCTCGTCACCGTCCGCGTCAGCCGGCTCGAGCGCTTCTACGTCGACGTCCGCGCGAACGTCGGCGAGGTCGTCGACCGAGGGCGAACGAACGATCGTCACCGTCTCGCCGTTGTGGTCGACGTCGTACGCACCGGGAAAGCCGTCGTCGATCACGAACGTCGTTTCGCCGACCTGCTCGGCGCCGTGGTGCTCGAGTAGCTCGCGGTATCCCGCGTGGAATGCCTCGGCTTCGTCCTCGTCGAGCCACTCGGTCTGCCAGACGAACGCGGCCTCGTTGGGCGTCTCGCCTGCAGTGTAGACGACGAACTCGTCGCCGGCCCAGCCGTCGGTCACGGGGTGATCGAAGTTGAGGGAGGTGAACCCGTCGAAGATCGCCTCCTGCTCGACGCCGATCGACCCCGGCGACTCGAGCGTCTGGTGCATGAAGATCGCGGCAATCGCCGCCTCTCCGAACACGTCGTAGTCGGGGGCGCGCTCTCGTTCGAGAGGCTCCCAGTCGTCACTCGAGGTGTCCTCGAGGTCGATCGCCACCGGTTCGCGCTCCTCGCCGGGGCGGATGACCTCCGAACTGCTCGTCGGCGGTTCGTCGTAGACGCCGTTGACGGCCTCCCAGCCGCCGTCGAACCGGAGGGCGTCGATGTAGTCGGGCCCGTCGTCGTACGGTTGGATCAGCAGCAGGTAGAGCCCGACGTTGAACTCCGCGGGCGGCTCGGGCGACGTCTGTGGGGTGACACAGTCCCAGTCCGACTCACATCGCTGTTCGTATCGGGTGTCGATCCAGACGGCGTCACCCTCGATGAGCCCGAGTTTGGCGTGGTCTTTGTTCGTCGTGTCGCGGCTGTACTGCTGGAGGTCGAAGTGCTGGTCCTGGAGGGCGTGTAAGAGCTCGTGACCGAGCGTGACCTCGTTCAGCTCCGGGTTTTCGAGGTCGTCCGAGACGAGCACGATCTCGTCTGCGTTCGGATCGTAGTAGCCGTTGACCGCGTCGCCGTAAAACGTCTCGAACTCGTCGATGGCGTCAGTCTCTCGATCGACCATGAACAGCGCCTCGAGCCGTACCTCCTCGAACAGGCGGTCCGCCTCGGAGCGGTCGCCGAACTGGGCGTCCTCCGCGGCGAACTCCTCGCGGGTGATGACCTCGACCGGAACGTCTTCTTCGAAGGTGAGTTCGCGGATCACCTCGACGCGGGCCATCGACCGGTAGACGACCGCCTCGAGTTCGGCTTCGGCGACGACGGCGTCGTCGCGCTCGTCGATCGGTAACTCGTCGTCGTACCTGATCCCCTCGACGTAGCCGATCGTCCCGTCGGTGCTCGGATCGTCGTCCTCGCCGACGTACGTGACGTCGGTGACGACGGGTGCGTCGGCGTGGACGTTCGCGACGTCCGTCGACGGCCCGCCATCGCCTGCGACGGCCAGCGGCATCGCCGCCAGCGACGTCACGACCAGCAGTGCGAGGACCAGTGCACTCGATCTCTTCATTTCGTTCGTGGTTGCCGTTTGGACGGGGCCGAAATAAAGGCTCTGGCGGCGAGGGCGTTTTTTGCGTCGCGTCCGTAGCACCTCGTATGCACCTCGAGCCAGACACCACCGCGGTCGTCGTCGTCGACATGCAAAACGGCTTCTGCCACCCCGACGGCTCGTTGTACGCTCCCGGCAGCGAGGCGGTGATCGAGCCGATCGCCGAACTCGTCGGCCGGGCCCAGGCGGCCGGCGTGACGGTCGTCTACACTCGCGACGTCCATCCACCCGAACAGTTCGAGGACGCCCACTACTACGACGAGTTCGAACGCTGGGGCGAGCACGTCCTCGAGGGCTCGTGGGAGGCCGAGATCGTCGAGGAACTACCCGCCGAAGAGGCCGACCTGATCGTCGAGAAACACACCTACGACGCGTTCCACGAGACCGAACTCGAGGGCTGGCTTTCCGCCCGCGGAATCACGGACCTCGCCCTCTGTGGCACGCTCGCAAACGTCTGCGTGCTCCACACCGGCGGTAGCGCCGGCCTGCGAGACTTCCGGCCGCTGCTGGTTCACGACTGTATCGGCGCGATCGAAGACGACCACCACGAGTACGCCTTAGCGCACGCCGACTGGCTGTTCGGCGAGGTGGTCGAGAGCGAGGACCTCGAGTTCTCGAGTCCCAGTTGATACGGACCGCTGTGAGTCAGTTCCGGCCCAACCGCGGCCGTGGGGCGATTGGGTCGGTACATCGTCACATCGATCCGTCTGAACTGACGGCCACCACCCCCGTGTGGACTCGCTAGTCCCACTCGATCCACTCCTGTTCCCAGCCCCGTCGTGATTCGGCGCGCTGGCGGGCAAACTCGAGGTCCTCTCGCTCGGTCCGGTTCCGTTCGATCGCCCCCGTCTGTTCGCCCTCGATCAGCAGCGGGTCGAACGAGACGGGGCCGTACGTCTCGCGGCTGCCGTCGGCCTCGATCGCCTCGAGTCGCTGTTTTTGTCCGCCTCGCGGGAACACCAGTCGCCCGTCGGGGCGCAGTTGCTCGAGCAGCGGCCGCGGCGGGTCGAACGCGGCCGCCTCGACCAGGATTCGGTCGAACGGCGCGTACTCCGCCAGCCCGTGCGCGCCGTCCCGGCAGTCGACGAGCACGCCCTCGTAGCCCGCCCGGGCGAGGTTCTCGCGGGCCTCGTACACCATCGGCCGCGAGATATCGATCGCGTGGACGTTCGTCTCGCCGACGAGTTCGGCGACGACGGCCGCCGTGTAGCCGACGCCGACGCCCACGAGGAGCGTCGCGTCTCCCGGCCGCGGCTCGAGTGCCTGCACCAGTCGCGCGACGGCGCTCGGTGCGAGCACGCGCGTGCCGAGGCGTTCGTGCTCGCGATCTTCGTAAGCGGCCCGCTCGTCGTCGAGGAACGCGTGGCGGGGGGCGTCTCGCATCGCGACGCCCACGGCGTCGTCGGTGAGGACGGCCTTGGCCTCGTGCTCGAGGCTGTCGACCATGTCCTCTCTAAGCACCGCGGGGTCCATAGCCAGGCTACCGCTCCGACGCTAATCAATGGCGCGCTTACGCCCGTCCCTGTCGTCCCTCAGTCGCGCGATTCGGCCGTTCACCGGCGCGTTCGGCCTCGGCGGCGTCGACTCGTCGCTCGAGGACGCTCGTTCTCGTTCAGCGTTGATCGCCCGAACTAGCCGCGCATTCGGACGAACTGGACGCCGCCGTGCTCGCGCGTCTCGAGCGAGCCGTCCTCGCGCTTGCGGGCGAACACCAGCGTCTGGAACGCCGTCCCGAGCGGGGCGAGCAGTCGGCCGCCGGGGCGGACCTGGTCGACGACGGCGTCGGGGAACGCGGGGGCCGCACAGGTGAGGTAGGCGGCGTCGTATGGCGCGTGCTCGGGCCACCCCTCGCGGCCGTCGCCGACCCGGACCGCCACGTCGTAGCCGAGGTCGGCGAGCCGGTTCTCGGCCTCGCTGGCGAGCTCGTCGCTGTACTCGACGCTGTAAACCGCGCCCTCGTCGCCGACCAGTTCGGCGGTGACGGCCGCGTGGTAGCCACAGCCGGTGCCGATCTCGAGGACGCGCTCGCCGGGCTCGAGGTCGAGCTTCTCGGCCATAATCGCGACCATGTGGGGGGCGCTGATCGTCTGGCCGTCGCCGATGGGCAGCGGCCGATCGTCGTAGGCGCGGTCGCGCTGGGCTGGCGGGACGAACTCGTGGCGCGGAACGGTCGCGAGCGCATCGCGGACGCGCTCGTCGGTGACGCGGGAGCGGCGAGCGAGCGCGTTGGCCATTTGCCGGCGTTCGTCGGCGTACTCGTCGCTCACGATCGGTCACCTCACCAGGCGGACCAGGCGGAACTCGACTGATCGTAGCTGTAGACGCGCTTTGCGTCCTTTGCGAAGACGACGTCGCCCTCGATTTCGTACCGATCACGGTCGTAGCCCGTGGCGTCCTTGCGGACGACGACGGCGTCGATCTCGAACTCCTCGTCGCCGCGTTCCTCGACGGCGCCGACCTCGAGTTCGTAGTCGCCGGGAACGTACATCGTGACGCTCCGACTGTCGTCTCTCGAGCCGTCTTTCGGGTGGACCGTGACGTTCACTTCGACGTTGTCGACCTCACGGGTCCAGACGGTCTCGATCTCCTCGGCCGGCGCCGCCTCGAGGCGACGCTGTTCGTCGACCTCGACGCTCGTGACGCGGACGGTCGCGAGTAGCTCTTCGGTCTCGAGTAAGAACTCGTCGCCGACGGCGACGGTCTCCTCGGCGGGCGTCGTGACGTTCGCGGTGAACGACTCACCGCCCTGGGAGACGACGACGTCGAGGGTCTCCTCGCGTTCGGGTTCGGGCTGGACCTTGTGGACGTGGCCACACTCCCCACAGCGGACGGTCAGCGCGCCGCCGCCGGGTGAGAGGACCTCGTGGACCGTCTCGAGGTCCGGTGAACACGCCGGGCACGGCGTCGCCAGTCGGTCCGGTATCTCGCTCATGGTCGGCGTAGACGGCCCGGCCCTAAAAGGCGATTGGACGGGCTCGCGGGTCGTCCCACCAGTCTGCCTGTCTCGAGTCCGGACGGCTCGGACCTCGATTCTGTAAACCACTATGTGGTTCAACATAAGTAAATTGACGCGATGGCTGATACCCCAGTGCTGAAGGTAGCTGACTGCCTGGGCTACCGTGTGCAGGAGGCAAACGGAGCGTCGACGGCGGACCAGGGGCGTCGGAACGAACCCGACGCGGCCGAGGTCCTCGTCGTCTCCGACGACCACGAGCAGTCCTGGCGGATTGGGTCACGGGTGGCGGCGACGGACGAACCGATCACGGTAGAGACGGCGACGGTCGACGCGCTCGACGACCGATTCGACGGTGACGGACCGAACTGCGTCGTCTCGGTGACCTCGACGTCGGAGCCGAGCCCAGCGGGCCTCGACGTCCTCGAGCGCGTTCGACGCCACGATCCGGAGCTCCCGGTCGTGCTGGTCGCCGGCGACGGGGTCGCCGTCGATCCGCTCGACGCGCTCGAGGCGGGGGTGACCGACGTCTTCGAGGGGCCGCTCGACGAGCGGCGGGCACCGCTCCTCGCGCGACGGGTCCGGAACTACGCGGAGCGACACCGGTGTGAGCGGGCCGAACGGCGCCTCGAGTCGCTCTTTCAGCACTCGCCGGACGCCATCATCGTTCACGACGAGGCAGGGGCGATCCTCGAGGCGAACGACCGGGCCTGTGAGAGCCTCGGCTACGATCACGAGGAGCTACTTGAGCTGACCGTCCAGGACGTCGAGGTCGGCATCGACCACGACGAACTCGATAAGCTCTGGGCGACCTACGAGTTCGGCGAGCCGTTGACCCTCGAGGGTCGACACCGGCGAGCGGACGGCTCCGAGTTCCCGGTCCAGGTCAACCTGGGCCGAATTCAGCTGCCCGACGGGGAGCAGTTCCTCGCGATCGCCCGGGACGTCACCGAGGTGAGACACCGCGAGTGCGAACTGGAGGAGGCGCGGGCGCTGTACGAGACGCTGGTCGAGCAGAGCCCGGACGGGGTGGTCATCGTCCAGGACGGCGAGTACGGGTTCGTCAACGACGAGTTCACCGAGCTGACCGGTCGCACCGAGTCGGCGCTGCTCGGTCGTCCGTTCGAGGAGATCATCGCCCCTGAGCACCGTGAACTCGTTCTAGCCCGCTACGAGCGACGAATTCGGGGCGAATCGCCACCGCGACGGTACGACGTCGACCTCGTGACGGGCGACGGCGAGCGCGTGACGACCGACGTTCGAATCTCACGCATTCGGTACGACGGCGAGCCGGCGACGCTCGCGACCCACCGCGACGTCACCGAGCGGCGGCGACACGAACGCGAACTCGAGCGCTACGAGCGCATCGTCGAGAACGTTCCCGTCGGCGTCTACCGGAACACGCCCGGGGACGACGGCGGATTCGAGCTCGTCAATCCGGGGATGGTCGAGCTGTTCGACGCCGCCGACGAGACGGCACTCCTCGAGCGCCCCGTCAACGAGCTGTACGACGATCCGGACGAGCGGGCGGCGTTCAGCGAACGGCTCCTCGAGCAGGGCCTTCTCGTCGACGAGGAGCTCCGCCTCCGGACGCTCGAGGACGAGGCGATCTGGGTGTCGGTCACCGCCTTGCGGGTCGAGGAAGACGGCGAGGTGTTCTTCGACGGCGTCATCCAGGACGTCACCGAGCGCAAGGAAGCCGTCGCCGAACTGCGCGAACGCGAGGCGCACCTCCGACAGGCCCAGGCGGTCGCCACGCTCGGGAGCTGGTACACGGACGTCACCGCGGACGAGATCCGGTGGTCTGCGGCGGTGCACACAATCTTCGGTCGGTCGCCCGAGGAGGGACCGTTGAGCCACGACGAGTTCCTCTCGTTCGTCCATCCCGACGATCGGGCGTTCGTCGACCGGGCCTGGGAGGGCGCGCTCGAGGGCGAGCCCTACGACATCGAACACCGGATCGTGGTCGACGGCGGGACCCGGTGGGTCCGCGAGAAAGCCGAGATCGAGTTCGACGACGAGGGCCAGCCCCGACGGGCCATCGGCGTCGTCCAGGACGTCACCGAGCGTCGCGAACGCGAGCGGACGCTCGAGGACCAACACCGGCGTCTCGAAGAGTACACCGACCAGATCGAGTTCTTCAACAGCCTGCTGCGCCACGACATGCTGAACGGCATGACGATCGTCCTGGGGAACGCCGAGTTCCTGCTCGACTCGCTCCCCGAGGACGACGATCGATACCCGTACGCCGAGGCCGTCTACGAGCGCGCGGGCGACGTCGTCGAGCTGACCCAGCGGGTTCGATCGGTGCTCGAGCGGCTGTCAGACGACCACGAACCCTCGCTGTCGCCGGTGGACCTCGCTACGATCGTCGATGAGCGAGCCGACGCGCTCGCCGACTCCTGCCCCGATGCGGTGGTATCAGTCGACGCACCGTCGAACGCGCCGGTGCTGGCCGATTCGCTGCTCGCGGACGTCCTCGATAACCTGGTGCTCAACGCGGTAAAACACCACGATGGGGACGAACCGCACGTCTCGATCGCCGTCGACCGGGATTCAGAGACGACGACGCTGCGCGTCGCCGACGACGGGCCGGGCGTCCCGGACGACCTCAAAGAGCGGATCTTCGACCGCGGCGAGACCGGCGCCACCAGCGCCGGGACGGGCTTCGGGCTCTACTTCGTCGACGTCATGGTCTCGGCGTACGGCGGCGACGTCTGGGTCGAGGACAACGATCCCAGCGGCGCCGTTTTCGTCGTCGAGCTGTCGACGGCGTAGTCGCTCGACGCGGCGTCCGGTCCGTAGTCGCTCGACGCATCCCGGCTCACCTGAGATCCCGGATCATCACGATGGCGTCCTCGCCGTTCTCGTAGTAGCCCGGCACGCGCCGGAGTTCGTCGAAGCCGAAGCGACGGTAGAGTCGCTGTGCGCCGTCGTTCGACTCGCGAACCTCGAGTTTGACCGTGTCGGCGCCCTGTGCCGCCAGGGACGAGATCGCGTGCGTGAGTAACGCCGATCCGACGCCCGTCTGTCGCCGATCCGGGTGGACGGCGACGTCCTTGACGTGGCCGATCCGGTATCCGTGCGTCGGCGTCACGTCGGCGACCACGTAGCCGGCGATCGCCCCGTCCGGTTCGACGGCGACGAGAAAACCCGGCTCGCCGAGAAAGCCCTCGAACGCGTCGTACGGCCAGGGTTGTGGAAACGACGCTCGCTCGATGCGAACGATCGCGAGCAGGTCGGCACGCTCGGCCTGGCGCACGACGAGGTCGTTCACGCCGGCTGCCGAGAACGTCACGGCCGAACTGACGGCTCGGCGTGTAAAATACCCCCCGGTCCCGGCGTCGTTCCTGCTGGAGCCGGCCCCAATCTCCTCGAGAAGCAACCCTTTTGGAGTCGCTCGTCGGGAGTTCACGTATGACCGGAGGATCGGACGAGATCTTGCTCGCGTTGCTCGCGGGCAACGCCGACCACGTCGCCGAACTGCCAGCGGGCTACTTCGAGGACGTCCGCGAGGAACAGCACCCGGACGTCGTCACGATCTGTTGTTCGGACTCACGAGTCCCACAGGAACGGATGTGGCACACGGAGCGTCCGGGATCGGTGTTCACCCCGAGCAACATCGGCAACCAGGTCTGGGACGACCACGAGGGCGAGCGGATCGTCGACGGGAGTCTCCTTTACCCAATTCACTACACCGGAACCGAGGCGGTCGCCGTCGTCGGCCACACCGGCTGCGGCGCGGTGACCGCCGCCTACCAGGTTGCGACGGGTGCCGAACCGCCGGGTCCCCTCGGCGTCACGAAGTGGGTCGAGTTACTCGTCCCCGTGATCGAGGCGGGCCTCGAGAGCGGCCTGGTCGACCGCGACGCCGACGAGGAGACGGTGATCAACCAGCTCGTCGAGTACAACGTGGACCACCAGGCGCAGTTCCTCCGAGAGTCCGAGGACGTCCCCGACGACGTTCCCGTCTACGGCTTCGTCTACGACTTCCACGGCGTCTACGGGGAGGACGCCGGCCGGGCCTACCTCGTCAACCACGACGGCGTGACGGAGCCGTCGGCGATCGCCGAGGGACTGCCGACGGAGTACGAACCCGCCGTCTCGAGTCTGCTCTACTGACGACTCGCCGCTGCCAGCAGCGTTTTGCGGTCGCCTCCCCAATCGGACGGTATGCGAACGATCCTCGAGTCGGACGCCCGATTCTACTACGCCGTCGGCGCGTTCACGGTCGTCGTCTTCGCCCTCGCACTGGCCGTCCTCGCCGTGGTCCGTCCGGGCGCCATCGGGACCGTCGAACTCGTCGGCCTCGTCGTCGGCTTTCTCCTCTACATCGTGGTGTACGCCGTTTCGCTGTCGATCTACCGACTGGCCGACGACGGTGCGTGACAACTAGTGGCACCATTTCGGCGAGTATCCGTTCGAGGCGACTCACCGAACCCGGGAACGGCGTTTCCCTCGAGACGGAAGTATTATACGTGGTGGGCCGTTCTCTTTAGAAGCAATGGCGAAAGGAACCGTTGATTTCTTCAACGACACTGGCGGCTACGGATTCATCTCGACTGAGGACGCGGACGACGACGTGTTCTTCCACATGGAAGACATCGGCGGCCCGGATCTCGAAGAAGGACAGGAGCTCGAGTTCGATATCGAGCAGGCCCCCAAGGGCCCGCGCGCGACGAACGTCGAGCGCCTGTAAGGCGAATTCGCGGACGAATCGGCACTTAACTGCAGTATTTTACGCCCTCGAGCGACGGCCGTATCCGTCGGTCGAACGGCTCGCGTCATACACACCACTGTCGGCCAGTTCGGACTCAGCCGTAGCACGGTCGCAGTCGGGTCGGTAACCCGGTACAGCAGCCCGTATGAGCCAACGTTTTGTTCCCTGCCCGCCCACACTGGGACATGACCGACCCCGAACCGCTGATCCGCCGACGCAACGAAATCGAGTACGAAGCCGTCGGGGCTGCCGACGGGATGGAGAAGGGCGTCCTGATCGGCGACGAGCACGGCGCGCCGAACTTCGCGATCCGCCGGTTCAGACTCGAGCCCGGTGCCGAGGTGCCAAAGCACACGAACGAGGTCGAACACGAGCAGTACGTCCTCGAGGGCGAGTACACGGTCGGCATCGGCGAGGAGGAGTACCCCGTGAGCGCCGGCGACTCGCTGTTGATCCCCGCCGGCGTCGTCCACTGGTACCGCAACGAGGGCGACGAGTCGGGTGCGTTCATCTGCGCCGTGCCCAACGGCGACGACGAGATCCAGCTACTCGAGTGAGTCGACCGGGGCTCGAGCAGCGAGTAGCTTCCTGGAGCAGCGAGTAGCTTCCTGGAGCAGCGAGTAGCTTCCTGGAGCAGCGAGTAGCTTCCTCGAGTACCGGCTGCGGTCGTTGCTCGTGCACGGCCAACCGTTATGCCTGCTTGTCCCCATCGAACCGCCATGGGAGTCCTGCAGGAACGCGAGGCTGCTCGCCGCTGGTTCGACCTGCTCGCGCCGGGCTACGACGCCGTCGTCCCGTCGCTGTTTTGGCCCGACGCGATCCAGCAGTCGGCGATCGATCGGCTCGACCTCGAGTCGGCCGAGCGCGCCCTCGACGTCGGCTGTGGGACGGGTGAGACGACCCGCCACCTCGAGCCGGACGTCCCGTCCGTCCACGGGCTCGACCTGAGCGTTCCGCAGCTCGAGACTGCCGCGGGGAAAGCCGACCTCGAGGACGTCTCGTTCGTCTGTGGCGACGTCGACCGCCTCCCCTACGCGGACGGGACGTTCGACGTCGTGGTCTCGGTCGGCTCGATCCTCTACTGGGACGACCCACTCGAGGCGCTGCGGGAACTCCGCCGGGTCACGAAGCCGGGCGGCGAAGTGCTCGTGATGGGGTTCAATCGACGGCCGTTCTCGCCGTGGAACCCGGCGCGGAACGTCCAGGAGTGGCTCAACGCGACGTGTTTCTTCCGCTACGACCCCGAGGAAGGGACGCGGCTCTTCCGCGAGGCGGGATGGACCGACGTCGATCACGCGGTCACCGGCCCCGTCTGGGGTCCCGACCTCGTGATCGCCACGACGGCGCGAGCTGACCGGCCGTGACCCCTCGAGCGTGCTCCCCGATTACGACTGGCTCCACGCCCGAACTCGAGGGTGTGCAGCCGTCTCCCGTCGATACCGGGGAGGGCTGGGTGCAGCCGAATCCACGCCTGCGTAGACTGTCCCTTCCGCGGAGTCACAACTCTCACACCAACCGATATTACTATCAATCTGGTTTGTATATTTACATTTACCAATGAGATGGTACCCCCTTGCCCGCGAGGAGTGCAAGGCGTTACTCTCCTCGAAAGGCGTCTGGCTGCTCGCGTTGGCCCTCCTCCTGTGGACGTATCGACCGTCGTACGACACCTGGGACGGGCTCGGTCCCGACATGACGATTGGATTCGTGCAGTTCGGTGCCGGGCTGTTGCTCCCGCTCGCGGCCGTGGTGCTCGGCTATCAGGCGATCGTCGGCGACCGGACGTCCGGTAGCCTCACGTTCGTCCTCGGACTGCCGCTCACCCGCGGCGAGATCCTGGCTGGGAAACTCGTCGGGCGGACGGCCGCCATTGCG
This portion of the Natronobeatus ordinarius genome encodes:
- the rimI gene encoding ribosomal protein S18-alanine N-acetyltransferase; translated protein: MTFSAAGVNDLVVRQAERADLLAIVRIERASFPQPWPYDAFEGFLGEPGFLVAVEPDGAIAGYVVADVTPTHGYRIGHVKDVAVHPDRRQTGVGSALLTHAISSLAAQGADTVKLEVRESNDGAQRLYRRFGFDELRRVPGYYENGEDAIVMIRDLR
- a CDS encoding cysteine hydrolase family protein, producing MHLEPDTTAVVVVDMQNGFCHPDGSLYAPGSEAVIEPIAELVGRAQAAGVTVVYTRDVHPPEQFEDAHYYDEFERWGEHVLEGSWEAEIVEELPAEEADLIVEKHTYDAFHETELEGWLSARGITDLALCGTLANVCVLHTGGSAGLRDFRPLLVHDCIGAIEDDHHEYALAHADWLFGEVVESEDLEFSSPS
- a CDS encoding protein-L-isoaspartate(D-aspartate) O-methyltransferase, yielding MSDEYADERRQMANALARRSRVTDERVRDALATVPRHEFVPPAQRDRAYDDRPLPIGDGQTISAPHMVAIMAEKLDLEPGERVLEIGTGCGYHAAVTAELVGDEGAVYSVEYSDELASEAENRLADLGYDVAVRVGDGREGWPEHAPYDAAYLTCAAPAFPDAVVDQVRPGGRLLAPLGTAFQTLVFARKREDGSLETREHGGVQFVRMRG
- a CDS encoding hybrid sensor histidine kinase/response regulator translates to MADTPVLKVADCLGYRVQEANGASTADQGRRNEPDAAEVLVVSDDHEQSWRIGSRVAATDEPITVETATVDALDDRFDGDGPNCVVSVTSTSEPSPAGLDVLERVRRHDPELPVVLVAGDGVAVDPLDALEAGVTDVFEGPLDERRAPLLARRVRNYAERHRCERAERRLESLFQHSPDAIIVHDEAGAILEANDRACESLGYDHEELLELTVQDVEVGIDHDELDKLWATYEFGEPLTLEGRHRRADGSEFPVQVNLGRIQLPDGEQFLAIARDVTEVRHRECELEEARALYETLVEQSPDGVVIVQDGEYGFVNDEFTELTGRTESALLGRPFEEIIAPEHRELVLARYERRIRGESPPRRYDVDLVTGDGERVTTDVRISRIRYDGEPATLATHRDVTERRRHERELERYERIVENVPVGVYRNTPGDDGGFELVNPGMVELFDAADETALLERPVNELYDDPDERAAFSERLLEQGLLVDEELRLRTLEDEAIWVSVTALRVEEDGEVFFDGVIQDVTERKEAVAELREREAHLRQAQAVATLGSWYTDVTADEIRWSAAVHTIFGRSPEEGPLSHDEFLSFVHPDDRAFVDRAWEGALEGEPYDIEHRIVVDGGTRWVREKAEIEFDDEGQPRRAIGVVQDVTERRERERTLEDQHRRLEEYTDQIEFFNSLLRHDMLNGMTIVLGNAEFLLDSLPEDDDRYPYAEAVYERAGDVVELTQRVRSVLERLSDDHEPSLSPVDLATIVDERADALADSCPDAVVSVDAPSNAPVLADSLLADVLDNLVLNAVKHHDGDEPHVSIAVDRDSETTTLRVADDGPGVPDDLKERIFDRGETGATSAGTGFGLYFVDVMVSAYGGDVWVEDNDPSGAVFVVELSTA
- a CDS encoding Hvo_1808 family surface protein, whose amino-acid sequence is MKRSSALVLALLVVTSLAAMPLAVAGDGGPSTDVANVHADAPVVTDVTYVGEDDDPSTDGTIGYVEGIRYDDELPIDERDDAVVAEAELEAVVYRSMARVEVIRELTFEEDVPVEVITREEFAAEDAQFGDRSEADRLFEEVRLEALFMVDRETDAIDEFETFYGDAVNGYYDPNADEIVLVSDDLENPELNEVTLGHELLHALQDQHFDLQQYSRDTTNKDHAKLGLIEGDAVWIDTRYEQRCESDWDCVTPQTSPEPPAEFNVGLYLLLIQPYDDGPDYIDALRFDGGWEAVNGVYDEPPTSSSEVIRPGEEREPVAIDLEDTSSDDWEPLERERAPDYDVFGEAAIAAIFMHQTLESPGSIGVEQEAIFDGFTSLNFDHPVTDGWAGDEFVVYTAGETPNEAAFVWQTEWLDEDEAEAFHAGYRELLEHHGAEQVGETTFVIDDGFPGAYDVDHNGETVTIVRSPSVDDLADVRADVDVEALEPADADGDEEDMTDADVGGEETSRADVDGEDASGADDPVPGFGIVVAFATVFGVLFVIVYRD
- a CDS encoding HVO_0476 family zinc finger protein, whose amino-acid sequence is MSEIPDRLATPCPACSPDLETVHEVLSPGGGALTVRCGECGHVHKVQPEPEREETLDVVVSQGGESFTANVTTPAEETVAVGDEFLLETEELLATVRVTSVEVDEQRRLEAAPAEEIETVWTREVDNVEVNVTVHPKDGSRDDSRSVTMYVPGDYELEVGAVEERGDEEFEIDAVVVRKDATGYDRDRYEIEGDVVFAKDAKRVYSYDQSSSAWSAW
- a CDS encoding carbonic anhydrase, producing the protein MTGGSDEILLALLAGNADHVAELPAGYFEDVREEQHPDVVTICCSDSRVPQERMWHTERPGSVFTPSNIGNQVWDDHEGERIVDGSLLYPIHYTGTEAVAVVGHTGCGAVTAAYQVATGAEPPGPLGVTKWVELLVPVIEAGLESGLVDRDADEETVINQLVEYNVDHQAQFLRESEDVPDDVPVYGFVYDFHGVYGEDAGRAYLVNHDGVTEPSAIAEGLPTEYEPAVSSLLY
- a CDS encoding protein-L-isoaspartate O-methyltransferase family protein yields the protein MDPAVLREDMVDSLEHEAKAVLTDDAVGVAMRDAPRHAFLDDERAAYEDREHERLGTRVLAPSAVARLVQALEPRPGDATLLVGVGVGYTAAVVAELVGETNVHAIDISRPMVYEARENLARAGYEGVLVDCRDGAHGLAEYAPFDRILVEAAAFDPPRPLLEQLRPDGRLVFPRGGQKQRLEAIEADGSRETYGPVSFDPLLIEGEQTGAIERNRTEREDLEFARQRAESRRGWEQEWIEWD
- a CDS encoding Hvo_1808 family surface protein produces the protein MISRRALVLALLVAVSMTAVPLSAAAVDPGSQHAEENVSETADPETPPATVTNVTYVGEDDDPSTNRTIGYVEGIRYDDELPIDERDDAVVAEAELEAVVYRSMARIEVLRELTFEEDVPVEVSSREEFQEETEQRFENVTDEERLAENLRFEALFMVDRETDAVAASEALYGGAANGYYDPNADEIVLVSNDPETPALNEVILAHELLHALQDQRFDLQRYERQTQDQHNAKNGLIEGDAVWVETEYEERCEETWVCVLPSDDEAGEGVDESLSELPAEFNWGIYFTLYQPYSDGPAYIEYLLEEGGWDAVNAAYDEPPASSSEVIRPGEEREPAPIEFEDTSSDDWNRLELENETAYESFGEAAMVSMLSHGALDRSADASVVTLGEFVATDEQGYIDSIEYDQPYTNGWAGDTFVAYATDAETIDESGYVWQTTWTSVTDAEAFADGYLELLAINGAVDVDDRQDTFVIETGFPGAYYVDIDGETVTIVRGPSVDALPKIYEGAAPDGEDRLDFEIHAIEPGDADDEVRGFGVTATVVALLIAMAIRRR